In Achromobacter xylosoxidans A8, a single window of DNA contains:
- a CDS encoding NAD(P)/FAD-dependent oxidoreductase, which translates to MSSAAMVVVGAGQAGGWAAATLRERGYEGRIVLLGDEAHAPYERPPLSKAVLGGQAVPESTELFSADRLAGLRIEFQPGVAATRLRLADRQVDASDGGAIAYDKLILCMGGRPIVPALPGIDGPGVHVLRTRGDALRLRASLGPGRRLVVVGGGWIGLEVAATARQSGSAVTVLEQGPRLCARSVQPGVSAHLAALHAAHGVDLRLNTGLRAVLAQADGRPVAELSDGTRLDADAIVLGVGLRANDELAREAGIACERGVLVDAYCRTSSPDVYAAGDVAVLAAEDGHARMESWQNAQDQGTAAALSALGLGEPYAPTGAVWSEQYDAMVQIVGFPGLACSEVLRPQAGDRALLSVALDPGGRAVAGVSVDAARDFRQLRKWIAQRAALDPALLQRPDVPLASAQIE; encoded by the coding sequence ATGAGCTCGGCCGCCATGGTGGTGGTCGGTGCGGGCCAGGCGGGCGGCTGGGCCGCGGCGACCTTGCGCGAGCGCGGCTACGAAGGCCGCATCGTGCTGCTGGGCGATGAAGCTCACGCGCCGTACGAGCGCCCGCCCTTGAGCAAGGCGGTGCTGGGCGGCCAGGCCGTGCCTGAAAGCACCGAGCTGTTTTCGGCCGATCGGCTGGCCGGGCTGCGTATCGAGTTCCAGCCGGGCGTGGCGGCCACGCGCCTGCGCCTGGCTGACAGGCAGGTGGATGCTTCGGACGGCGGCGCCATTGCCTACGACAAGCTGATCCTGTGCATGGGCGGCAGACCGATAGTGCCCGCGCTGCCGGGCATCGACGGCCCGGGCGTGCACGTGCTGCGCACCCGTGGCGACGCCTTGCGCCTGCGCGCCAGCCTGGGACCGGGCCGCCGCCTGGTCGTGGTCGGCGGCGGCTGGATCGGGCTGGAGGTGGCGGCGACGGCGCGCCAGTCGGGCAGCGCCGTGACTGTGCTGGAGCAAGGGCCGCGGCTGTGCGCCCGCAGCGTGCAGCCCGGCGTCTCGGCGCACCTGGCCGCGCTGCATGCCGCGCATGGCGTGGACTTGCGGCTGAACACCGGTCTGCGCGCGGTGCTGGCGCAGGCGGACGGCCGTCCGGTGGCGGAACTGTCCGACGGCACCCGCCTGGATGCCGACGCCATCGTGCTGGGCGTGGGCCTGCGGGCCAATGACGAACTGGCGCGCGAGGCCGGCATCGCCTGCGAACGCGGCGTGCTGGTGGACGCATATTGCAGGACCTCGTCGCCCGACGTCTACGCGGCGGGCGACGTCGCGGTGCTGGCGGCCGAGGACGGCCACGCGCGCATGGAGTCCTGGCAGAACGCGCAGGACCAGGGCACGGCCGCCGCGCTGTCGGCGCTGGGACTGGGCGAGCCTTATGCGCCGACCGGCGCCGTCTGGTCGGAGCAATACGACGCCATGGTGCAGATCGTCGGATTCCCTGGCCTGGCCTGCAGCGAAGTGCTGCGGCCCCAGGCGGGGGACCGCGCCTTGCTGTCGGTGGCGCTGGACCCCGGTGGTCGCGCCGTGGCCGGCGTATCGGTGGATGCGGCGCGCGATTTCCGCCAGCTGCGCAAATGGATCGCGCAGCGCGCGGCCCTGGACCCGGCGTTGTTGCAGCGGCCGGATGTGCCGCTGGCCAGCGCCCAGATTGAATGA
- a CDS encoding non-heme iron oxygenase ferredoxin subunit, which translates to MDTWKPVAMVSDISPDTGTLRVVHEGEGVCLYDLQGDICATQDRCPHGNASLADGYLEDGTIECPLHQGVFDIRTGKPQCPPVTTDLRRYEVRVEAGTVYLKAEAA; encoded by the coding sequence ATGGATACCTGGAAACCTGTGGCGATGGTGTCGGACATTTCGCCCGACACCGGCACCCTGCGCGTGGTGCACGAAGGCGAGGGCGTCTGCCTCTACGACCTGCAAGGCGATATCTGCGCCACGCAGGACCGCTGCCCGCACGGCAACGCCAGCCTGGCCGATGGCTACCTGGAGGACGGTACCATCGAATGCCCGTTGCACCAGGGCGTTTTCGACATCCGCACCGGCAAGCCGCAATGCCCGCCGGTCACGACGGACCTGCGCCGCTACGAGGTGCGGGTGGAGGCGGGCACGGTCTACCTGAAGGCGGAGGCTGCATGA